DNA from Brassica napus cultivar Da-Ae chromosome C4, Da-Ae, whole genome shotgun sequence:
tcatcttatgcacggaagcgctcgttagccttcttaatcatgcagagaaccaaGAAAAGATTACGGGGATGCGCGTTTCACTTGCTAGCCCCCCGGTATCCcatcttctctttgctgatgatagccttttctttttCAAGGCGGAGCCACGTGAATGCGATGAAGTTATGAAAGCATTTGGGACCTATGGAAAATCCTCGGGAGAAtgcattaattttgaaaaatcctccttactctttggtaaaagAATACCTGGACATGTCAAGGATACTCTGAAACTATCATCTAGAATTACAAATGAGGGAGGAATGGGCTCCTATCTTGGTATCCCTGAAGATATTAGTGGTTCAAAGGTAAGGCTCTTTTCCTTTCTGAAGGAACGTCTACAAAACCGTGTTAATGGCTGGACAGGAAGATGGCTAACAAGGGGAAGAAAGGAGGTGCTTATAAAGTCTATACTGCTGGCTCTACCTACGTATGTAATGTCGACCCTTCTTCTCCCCTTGGAGACCTGTGAGAACTTAGCTAGTGCCATTGCACAGTTCTGATGGAGCTCGAACCCTCCGAAGAAAGGAATACACAGGGTTAAGTGGGAGCAACTCTGCAaatcaagggaagaaggagGAATAGGGTTCAGGATGATCCATGAGTTCAATCTCGCATTACTTGGGAAGAAACTGTGGCGCTTAGTGAAATTTTCGGACTCTTTACTGGCAAGATTATTGAGAGGACGATATTTTCGTTTTAGCTCACCATTACGACTAAATGATGTTAACAATCCCTCATATGGGTGGAGGAGTATAATGGCTGCAAAGCCATTAATAACGCTGGGGATTAGACAAAAGGTACACTCTGGGAATGAAGTCAGGATGTGGGAAGATCCTTGGATCCCAACGATACCGGCGAGACCAGCTAGGCCAATTGCACCAGTACTTCACCCAATGATGCCAGTGAGCAGTCTGATGATTGGGAACCCGAAGAGATGGAATACAGAGATGATAGGATAGAGAATTATGTCCATCAGGAGGATATCCCATTGATTCAGTCACTGGCCATAAGCCAGGGCTATCAACGAGATGGATATTGCTGGAGCTATACGAAGAATGGGATGTACACTGTCAAATCAGGTTACTGGGTGGCAACTAATTTGCTAAAGGAACAGTTATTGGAGACGAAGGAGCCTAGTATCACAAAGCTCCAGGTCTATGCTTAGAAGATAAAAGCTCCTCCAAAAATGAGACATCTCATTTGGCAGGTGGTATCGGGCCAACTACCAGTAACGAGTAATCTGACTCATCGCCATATGCGATGCGATAATTACTGCCCTCGATGTGGTGCAGATGATGAATCTGTAAATCACGCCATCTTTGAGTGTCCTCCTGCAATTCAGACATGGGCACATGCATCAACCCCAACGCCGCCGACTATATTTCCAAGCGGAAGTCAGTTCACGAATATAGATTACCTGttctggaggaagaatgataTTGTAGAACCAGAATTGGACAGGGACCCATATCCATGGATCATATGGTTTATTTGGAAAGCTAGGAACAAACTCTTTAAAGGAATTGACAGGGACCCTTTGGAAACTGTCAGACACGCTGAATCTGAATGCCAAGCTTGGTTTGACGTAAATCAAAGAACAGATGAGGTGGTGGAAGAACAAAACACAGTAAGGAATCCAATCTCCGAGCGATGCATGATAGATGGATCATGGACACATGATGCACTCTTTAGTGGTTATGGATGGACATGGGCAAGTTCAAGTGGTGCGCTACAATTATTGGGAGCAAGAAATCAACGACGTCGAATCTCACCACTGCATTCTGAACTAGAAGCATTAtcatgggcaatggaatgtatgctATAGGTATCAACATGTCATTCTTTTAGGACTGACTGCAAGGAACTAATCGCGATGACCAAAGACCCTGGAGCATGGCCGAGCTTTTCTACTGAGCTGGAGGAGTTTATGAAGTTGAAAGCAAGATTCTCGGAATTCTCGATTGTTTTTGTACCTCGTCAGGAAAATGTATCGTCTGATTCACTAGCTAAGATAGCgagatccttccatagggacTTGTATTACATCGGTTGTTCTGTTTCGGTCTGGTTTCCCAGACCACTTCAAGCTTGACTAATAAAATAGCCGttcgaagaaaaaaaatatttattccgGTTAAAGTCCAAAATTTTTATATTCCGGTTGGTACATACATGTTTAGATTAATCCGAACCATTTTGGGTCAACTAATCAGTCTATTAAATATACAATCCCGTAGagatatatatgcatattacaGGCTCAATACAGCTTGTTAAGATATATACATGCAATTTTATAAGTTTCTGTTTTAGACGTTTACCACTTatgaccaaaagaaaaatataactcTAAAGAGACATTTAACCATACGTCCTTTATATTGTCTAGTAAAAAACAGAAGAGAGATTAATTACTGTACATCAaataaacattaattaattCGATATTAAACTTGTTATAGAAAGTTCATATGTACCTTATCTATATAGGAGAACTAGTTGAATGTTCTGTTCAAACgctggaatttttttttgaaatccgaAATAGCAGATGCTTGAACCATTTTGACAACAAATCAACCATTTTTCACTACAATTATTATTAGACCACAAAACACTGATtattttttccttatttttctCTATCTATTTCTGGCATGTGCGTCCCATATTTATCTAACCGGTAGTTTGCTACAACGAAAGTTACCAGAAAcgaaaaaagaaaagtttttttttttttttgctaaatgaaacaaaagaaaaagagctgaatatcctttatatattaaagcaCAAAtcacttaaaaaataaaattttaacatatggcATGGTATGTAGTTTACAATTTACAGAAAAATCTCAAATGCAAGAATCTGTAAAAACAAAACAGTTTGTTTGCTAACTGATTTCtatgcttttttatttttttttttaatataaaaacctTAGTATTTCTTCCACTATGCCCAATTGTCTATCACCATCTCAAGTTTGAAACTGTTAATTTTCTCTTTAAAACATTGGCAGCACTGTGGgttaaatcaaaaataaatcaaaagagaaagaaggaaAATACGGACATGGAAAAAAAGCATTTCCTTTCTAAATTAACCAACGCGATTGGCCTAGAGGTAGTTGAGGCCCAAAACCAATACGCTCCCCGCAGATTCGACTCGCGTTGGCCACCCGGGCTAGGGTTAAATCCCAAAAATACGTGGAGTGCCGTGGGCCTCGCGCAGGGCCGGGCCTGAAAAATATTGGCCCACaagcaaaaaattatttttggccctttgatttcataaaaacagtgaaaatattgaaaaaacgGTTTGGAGATTTGATCCCAGGTCCATTTCCCTACTTAGAGTAAAGTTACCAGTAGAGCTACATGATCTCTTTGTTTATTATTGGCCCTtaaaagatatatgtttttttcgGGCCCCAAGCACATGCTTGATGGGCTTATATTGAGGCCCGGCCCTGGCCTCGCGGGAATAGTCGGTTGACCACGGTCGCCAGAAACCCGCGGTTaccgaaaaaaaagaaaatacagaCATGGAAGAAAAGCATTTCCTTTCTAAAAAAGAGTTTTTGATAAAAGAAGGTAAacgtttttctatttttcactACGAAATGATTATATTGTTTAACTGTTTTTCAATTGCACAATAGGTTTTACataaaaaaaggttaaaaacattattcaatatACTATAATGAACAATTTAATACTTTTTCTTTATAGCTTTAACGTTTTGAATATTCATGTAAGATTGTAGCGTTGACGGCGAACATGAAGCGTTGAAGATGGCAAAATTAGCCATGGAATGATGGGAGACAAAATCAACAGAGGTATATAATAGCAGTTACATGTTTATATATTGCTGCAATCTTTTCAATACATAGGCTGTAACTGGATGTTAATAAAAGGAATAAGTGGAATTACATGAATGATAATTAGTGAAATTCAATGGAATGGAATTAATATTCCATTTGTTCCAAAACTATTTTGATGTGGAATGGTTTTTCAAAAGaatgttgatattttttttggaatggaAAAGAATAATATGGAATGAGATGGAATAGCCATTCCTTCTTTTCATTGCAACTGGTGAATATTTTATGGAATGAGAAGGAATTAAGTATTCAAGAagtttttattccaaaaaaatgCATTCCAGTTGCACCCATAATGTTTTCGCTCAAATGCTTGATATATCAATACATAATAATAAGGAAATTATTTCAGTCTTTTGCATCCTCTTGATTGCCAAAAATAATAGGCAGCAAGACAATCAAATACGtcaatgattttatatattttggtaactgtgaaaaaaataatttaagttagATGTACTTTCAACTTCAACGTAAAACCAATTAGTGATAAGAGGAGTgtctcatctatcttatatattgtttAGGAGCCCTTCCAATCACCGATGTATGACACTTTGTGTCTGATACGACAACTTCTAGCCATATCAATGTGGATCGTCAATCTCAGAATGTTCGGACAAGAATCAATGGGCCAACTTCTAGCCATATCAATGTAGATCGGGTTGGACTGTTTGGATCGggttctgataccatgttaaccTAAAtgggcttccaacctaaaaccaattggtgataagtggattgacccatctatcttatatattactagaTGTGAGACATTTGTCCTTAATACACCCCTTCGAGATGATGACTCTTTAAACATCAATCTGGGAATGTTTGGAGAAGGACTGATGGATCGATTTTGGGCTGGATCGATAATGGATCGGGTAGGACTGTTTGGATCagactctgataccatgttaagttAGATgtgcttccaacctaaaaccaattagTGATAAAAGGAGTggctcatctatcttatatattgcttAAGATCCTTTCCAACTACCGATGTATGCACTttgtgtctaatatataaaattttttatagaatagttgaaaaaatctgaaaatttggaaaatcattatatttcttttttttgtgtgttcttcaaaataatatacaacTATCCATCGATATTATATTTGTACgaaaaaaatattctcatgCGAAACATAGTATCAATACTAGTTTCAAATAAACCAGTTACCAGAAAATTTGGTATGAGGTTCATTTGTACGGAGCAACATAAATCATTTCCAAATAAATGAGTGcttatatattttcttcttgtCAGTTATGCTGAGAACTTATCTGGCCAAGCATGTTGAGATGGAGCTTTTAGATAAATTTCGATTGCATCTGATGGAAAAATGTTGAGAACAAAATTTTAGAAGCCATCGATGcagctttttttttctgtgttaGACGATACCCAAACTTTCGGTGGAGACATCTTCAAAAAGCTCCTTCATTTTTTATGGGATCTATCCTTGAAATAAAGGATGAAGGGATGGTTATTTAATGGTGGCCCTCAAATGTTTTCAcataaaagtttatattttacacTTTAGTCCTcacttttattaataataaattatgatcattaaactttaataaataaacaataagcAAATATTAATATATGGTATTGACataattagtaaacaaatttaataataacagaaaattacttataataaaaaacaaaaaaaaacataaaattacgtataataataaaacacaaaCAATTCAAATTACAATATATCTACTAATAATAACAATCCCAATTAATTCTAAAGGCTGTGAATTTCACTTAAGTTGAAatattatgttttcattttaaagGTTGTcaatttatatatgtgtgtttttaAAATGCAACTCTAAAAAGTATCAATTTTaagagttgtgtcttttcttTTAACATGGACTATCACTGGAGGTGATTTTGTTCAAGCTGTTCAATCCTTCTTTGACAAAGGTTTTCTCCCTGAGGGAATTAACTCAGCAATCTTGGCTCTCATTCCCAAGAAAGATGAAGCAATTTACATGAGAGATTATCGTCCTATTTCATGCTGCAACGTGATTTACAAAGTGATATCAAAGATATTGGCGAGCCGTTTGAAGAGATTTCTCCCTTCTTTCATCTCTCCAAACCAATCAGCGTTTGTAAAGGATCGGCTACTCATGGAAAATGTTCTATTAGCTTCAGAGCTTGTGAAGAGTTACCATAAACCTTCAGTCTCAGCGAGATGTGCTGTAAAGATAGACATCTCGAAAGCTTTCGACTCAGTCCAATGGCCGTTCTTGTTATCTGTTTTGGAAGCTATGAATCTGCCAGAGAAGTTCATTCTGTGGATTAAGAAATGCATTGAGCTCGCCTCCTTCTCTGTTCAGATTAATGGAGAGTTAGCTGGTTACTTCAATAGCAAGAGAGGATTACGACAGGGTTGCTCTCTCTCGCCTTTCCTGTATGTAATCTGTATGCAAGTTCTGTCGAAGCTTCTGGGCAAAGCGGCATTAGAAAGGCGTTTTGGCTTTCATCCTTACTGTAAGGACCTAACGCTGACCCACTTGTGCTTTGATGACGACGTTCTTGTGTTCTCGGATGGGAAGAAGAGCTCTATAGAAGGTATCTTGGATGTGTTCAAAGAGTTTGCTAAGCTTCCGGGTCTGTGTATAAGCTTGGAGAAGTCGACGCTATTTCTGGCAGGGGTTAAGGAGGATGCTAGTGCCGACATTCTTCACCAGTTTCCATTTGAAGCTGGCTCTCTCCCGGTGAGGTATCTCGGACTACCTCTGCTATCGAAGAAGATGTCAGTAGCTGACTATGCCCCTTTGCTCTCGAGAATTAGGAACAAGATTAATTCATGGACGGCTAGACACCTCTACTTTGTGGGGCGTCTACATTTAATAGGCTCGGTACTATATAGTGTCACCAACTTTTGGATGTCAGCATTTCGGCTCCCCAAACAGTGTATCCGAGAGATTGATAGCCTCTGCTCAGCCTTTCTCTGGTCTGGTCCGGTTTTGTCTTCGCAAAAGGCAAAAATTGCTTGGTCAGATTTCTGTAAACCGAAAGAAGAAGGAGGGTTAGAGCTGAGATCCTTAGAAGAAGTAAATAAAGTCTCTTGCCTGAAGTTGATTTGGCGTATTCTCTCCTCCAGATCCTCTCTGTGGGTTCAGTGaattcataaatatttgataaggAAAGGATCCTTTTGGAGTAttaaggaaacaagttccttagGGTCGTGGATGTGGAAGAAGCTTCTAAAGCTAAGACCCTTGACGAGGGAGCTGACCAAAATGGAAGTAAACAATGGTTCGATGTCGTCCTTCTGGTTTGACAGGTGGTCTCAGTTGGGAGTCTTGATTGACCTAACGGGGGAAAGAGGCTATCTGCCTCTCGGTATCTCGATAGATTCAACAGTTGAGAACGCTGTAAACACTTACCGAAGGCGTCGACACAGAAACCCTGTTTTGATGCAAATTGAGAGTGAGATTCTGCATCTTCAAGAGCAAGGTCTTCCCCAATGTGAGGATGTTTGTCTATGGATGCACGAAAATGGTGAGTTTAGACCAGGGTTTGTGACTTCTCAAACTTGGAACCTTACCAGACTGCATGCTCCTCGTGTTCCTTGGTTCAAAGGGATTTGGTTTAAAGAGGCCACTCCTAAGTACTCCTTCCTCAGTTGGATTGCAGTCCATAACAGGTTATCGACTGGGGATAGGTTGCTCAGGTGGAATCCTCAAGCAATTTCTACTTGTTGTCTGTGTAGTGCTGGCCTAGAAACTCgagatcatttattttttgagtGCTCCTTCTCGGCGGAGGTTTGGAGAGGTACGATAAGGGGTTTGGATGGTGGGGGCTGCTCTGTTCACTGGCCTACTGTGATACAAAGACTGGTGGTAGGATCGCAAGACTATCTAGCTACCTTTCTCTTGCGCTATTGCTTCCAAGCAACAGTATATGCAATATGGTTTGATAGGAACAAGCGCAGAGTTGGAGAGACTCCACAACCTGTCGCTCGACTTCTCATCTTTTTGTACAAGTTGATTCGCAATAGAATCTCTTCGCTGAGGAAGAAAGCAGGAAACAAGTATGAGAAGGCCATGGAGTTATGGTTTGGGAGTAGATAAACTTTCAATTCCTTCTTAAAAATTCTAttggtttctttttttgtaCAAAATAGCATTAGGTTGTACAAAGGTTTTTGaagtgaataaaatttaaaattctttcaaaaaaaaatatatattagtttcaaatgttgttaaatatccCAAAAATGTCTTTGTACAATTATTTGTTTCAAGAGTTATCTATTAGTTATTGTAAATAGTCATGTTTTTCTattgtaaaagaaaaattaaaattttaaaatatgtaaggtGTCTTTCTATAATAAAGTTGTTTTTTTGAATGATGtgttcatataaaaaattatttttaaaaaattgttaaggtgttttttataattaaactgtTTTGAAATGATgtatttattcaaaatataaactagTATAATACATTTTCtctcataattatattttgtgccTTTTCTTATAATTGcttctgtttttaaaagttatattttttattttcataaataatgttttactAGAAATTTAAGTGAATCATTGCAACCATTTAAATGAATCAATGCAATTGTTTGGATGAACATTTGCAATTGTTTAAATGAATCATTACAACTTGTTTGGATGAACATTTGCAATTGTTTAAATGAATCATTAAAACTTTTGGTGATCAGCCATTGTAATTTTTGGTAGTTAACCATGGCAATATTtgatctatatatatagtagttGTGAGCAATGAAAAATCCAATAAGAAGAAACTTAAAATCCATTGCAGATAACTCCTAAATTTCTTaaatttactaatttttattttaaattttagggaGATTTTTTTGGTGAAACTCTTTTATTTCACTATAGTTTCTTAAGAATTATTATATACAAgatttattagtttaattacAGAAACCAAACATTTATGGTGTGTGAATTATGGAATTAAAAGGTTTTTATGTGAAAGGGTGCTATTTAAGAGTTCCAGTTTTAAAAGAGCAGTTTCAAAAATGACACCCTTTTAAAACAATAGTCTAATAATTACCATGATCTAggttattagtttaaaaaacattacaacatcAGGAGGGAAAAATCCTCCTTATTATTCACAATTTCACGGTTTGTTACTACCATTTTATAGGCAAGGTTTTAGAGTGACATTTAAATACGAGGAAAAAATCATTCTTAGAAACAATTACAGATATTTGTCAATTCTTTAATTacagatatttttaattatttaaaaggtTCATATTTTGTGATTCAAGCAATTAAAGACAAACAAAAAACGTCTTTACCACTTCGACCAAACATAATTAATAGAAAATGTGCTAGAGTGACAGTTTTGGTTAactatgtttaaaaaaaaaagaatttactAACTCAACAAAGCAATGATGCCACAAAGTTATGatactattttttttcaaaaatagataGTTAAAATACTAAGTAATATAAACAgtaaatgtaatattatttatcaGACACAATATAAGattttgtttcatataaaaAGTTTCTACAATAATTTAATGTGTCGCTATAGTTAATGGTAACTGTTTGTATATTGATTCAAAAGGTGTATATGTTAAACGGTGCTAATAAAGGTTCCAATTTTAAAAagcaatgataaaaaaataccCTTTTAAAAACTGGTGTTTTTTCAatcatataattattaaaaacaattaataataaaagattGTGTATTTTCAACCATGtaactattgaaaatggttgaGGAAAAATGTTTAGATatgttcattttaaaatatatatgtaatctcaatTAATGTATTACATTTTCtaaaatgtaattattaaaaaaaatggatgtTAAAGTTGTTAAGAGTGTGTATTTCACCATAtgattgtatttttatattataatctatTAGCTAAACTATAATTAGAGTGTTTTTTGTAGTTATGTGTCTCTTTAAAATACATTGTATagatatcatttaaaaataactacaTATAATCAAAAAGTTGTGTCTTTCAATCATGTAACCATtgaaaaacaattaataatgAAAGGTTGTatgtaaaaatgtttatatatgtctTTTAATCCTTTAAAATGTATTAGTTGAAAAATTGTGTCTTTTCAttacaaaactaaaattaattttaaaaggtTGTCAAATTATGAAATGATGTATGTATTTATAGTTTTGTGTTGTAATGCTAAAGGTTatcattcttttcattttttaaaatgtattattttaaaatttgtatttttcataataaatagatgcaaattttcattttaaaaactaataaatgaaacttttaatatattattttttatattaataaacagacttttagatataaaagattgataaatatttatgtaaaaattattaaattaatattataaaattaaaagtttgaTCTCAAAAATAGTAAATGCAATTTCtctgataaaaataattgatacaATTTTTCATGTAACAAACTTAAGATATTCAAGTTTTCATATTAATACACTGatttttagatataaaacaattgtAAATTTTTGTGAAGTATTAATAAATACACATGcacaaagtaaaaataaaaagacacaaGTTTTCATTTCAAAAACTAATAAATGAAACTTTTCATGTAAACTATAACTTAAAAGATGCAACTTTCATATTAACACTTAACTAATCAGTTGTAAATATTTATCTAAAGTATTAATAAATGGATATGAACAAAAtaatttgacccaaaaaaatggATATGAGTAAACACAAATTTCAAATGCTAATAGTTAAAGAgccaaaaaaaatgatttgtatttaaaatgttataaaataaagtataatatatatttagaaaaaacataaacaatagaCGCAACTTTTAATTTCAAAAGCTGATAAATATACCTTCTAATGTAAACAAGCTAAGAGATGTAACTATCAACATTAAAACACTaactttaatataaaaaattacaaatatttatgtGAAGTATTAATAAATGGATATGAATAAAGTAGTCAGAGAGCcaattaaaattgatttgtattaaaaaatacacactttataattttaaatcataaaactGTATAGATTTTTAAGatgttataaaaatatctaaaatgtgTATATTCATTCGAAAAAGTAAAAACTGCATAGGTTTTTAttgagtttttaattttattttcatatctattgatatacattttaaataatctttaaatgtcttttaaatatttagataattcaaaaattatgaatattataattataattataaattactttattaaattattaaatgattaaaataaatgtgtttacttattttaataatttcaaaaatataaactagtatttaaaattcataataacTTACCTAAACAAATAGAAGAGGTATATTTTAATCGGTGCTGGCGTATTTGTATTTTAActttaatctaaaaatataaaatatacatttttaatattgtataTTAATGAATATAAACacatacatttttaatattgtataTTAATGAATATTAACACATACATTCTACGTTTTGACATGACactctttcaaaataaaattaaattttttatataaaaatataagtgataaatggtatatttatttatataaaatgagttttCGCGCGATATCGTGCGGGGTCCTTACctagtatatataataaaaaactaatCAATATGATTATTTCCGTAATGCTCCCAAATATGCTCAATCAATGCAATTTTAAGTAATCGATGAAGATTACGTgctaaaaattgttaaaaattgTCGAATGAACAAATCCTAAATTTCTTGAAAGAAAATGCATCATCTAGGAAAAAAATGTTATGAGATAGTTAAGTTACGCATGCAACAAGCAAAAAAATTGTCTCTAAAAGAAATggagtaagaaaataaaattttgttgacAAATTAAAACTCCATCGATGATATTAACACTCGCCAGTTTATCTGATCTGAACAAGTAAGAATCATACAAAAAAGAACTCAGCAACAACAATCTGAAGAAACTGCTCCAAATTCATATCGACAATATTTCGGTGATCTTGGAGGTTCGAGACCAAATTTACATGAATATTagtattgtaatatatattttaatgtgtgATATTTCCGgttatgtaaatttatttttatgtaagaTATTATGATTGTattaataaatctgtgtaaaattTTCGAAATGTATTATTATTGTTCTGTgaaataatatgtttatattatatttttactattattatatttttcgtatataatatttatgaatatattattactatttgaaattaattttataagactataattataatatttaagtgcaaatataaatatagtacTAAAACTCGGcatgaaaaataataagtacagaatcattaaacatatataaatagaatgactaaaatgaaaagtaaataGTGTTTTAAGGGGGTGAATAGTGCACTTTCAAATTTGAGGGTGTCATATTCATTCCCTTATGAGAGGCTGTTGGAGTGTAAAACTCTTCAAAATTTGAAGGGATAAAGGGTTGTTGGAATGCTAACACATATTCCTGTGGAAGCCCCGACGACGTGACTATTGTGAGTTTGCTACCTGCTGTTTCCGACACTGGCACTCTCGGTCTCGGCGAATGATGTCACCGTTTTGTGCAGAGGAGGAAGCTACATAAGAAGGTGAAAGTTCGCACTGGGGTTCTCGACATGTACTCGAAATGCAGGGAGATAGAGAAAGGGAAAAGAGTGTTTATGGAGAGATAGATTGTCAAACAGAAATAATTTAAAGGTTTTGTGTGTGTTAGACTTTGAGATTATAGACGtatctttctcttctttgttaCCATTTTATAGGTCCGTGCTACGTATGAATTATGCATTTTAAATTCTTCTAATTATTTCATTtgcatatttttaatattttaaataatgtggttattttatatataagaaatgtTTAGGGTTATGATCaaatttttcatcaattttaatttacttttaactattatataatttatatttacgtTGTAGAGCATATATTGGTGCTAGCTACCACCACCGTGATTTATATATACTGCAAAGTTGTTCACAGAAAGCTTTCTTGGGAGATAGTAGAGGAACTTGCAA
Protein-coding regions in this window:
- the LOC125585863 gene encoding uncharacterized protein LOC125585863, whose translation is MWKKLLKLRPLTRELTKMEVNNGSMSSFWFDRWSQLGVLIDLTGERGYLPLGISIDSTVENAVNTYRRRRHRNPVLMQIESEILHLQEQGLPQCEDVCLWMHENGEFRPGFVTSQTWNLTRLHAPRVPWFKGIWFKEATPKYSFLSWIAVHNRLSTGDRLLRWNPQAISTCCLCSAGLETRDHLFFECSFSAEVWRGTIRGLDGGGCSVHWPTVIQRLVVGSQDYLATFLLRYCFQATVYAIWFDRNKRRVGETPQPVARLLIFLYKLIRNRISSLRKKAGNKYEKAMELWFGSR